One Ostrea edulis chromosome 6, xbOstEdul1.1, whole genome shotgun sequence genomic window, agtgctttgcactttcattcagtttgtgagtaaaatatgataaattcttcaaaaggaatgtttaatcctatattaaTACGTGATCCGGCCTGCTTTTTATCTATAAGATGCAAGCTCAAGGGAAATCTGTGAATACAGTCTTTCAGTTGACAATGAAAAATCAAAGTGTAAAGTGTATTGCAAAAGACAGTGAAGTTGTGCTTTAATGTGCAGTACTAAAGACATTATATTTATGTGTATGGTTGTGTGTGTAGTGCAATTGACATAGaaattaaatgtggatttatataacatttttttataaCATGGAAACcatttgataaataaatttttggAACATGGAAGACAAATCATATAAGGTTGTTGTACGTTATGGTTCATTTTTTGATTTATAGAAACAACAAGGAAGATATTGAACAGGACATTTATTATAAGTGAAATAGAGTGTGTGATTGAATTTATAGTCTAAGAGATTAGATAAGTCAGAGCCcaggaaattatttcttttaaaaaatgtctaaaaGTGTGTTATTAAAGCATTTTATGTGTATTTGGTTGTGCTTTATCTTGAAAAATTGCTTCATTAAAACCGGCCTTACAATTACTTTTAATAttggaatgtacatgtatacttgaATATTTCCATGTACATTCTCTCAATGACTTTGTTAGGATTATCTTCTTACTAGTAAGATACAACATGGACTTCAGATGTGTATCAGAAAGCATTTGTGCATTTTTGCTCATTTAAAAAATGCACGATACTGCCAATTTTATTAGATTTATGTATCAAAACAATGTCAAAACTGGAGACCAACACCTTGAGGTTAAAATTGTTGACGATTTTCACAAGTGGATACCTCGTGGTTATCAGCAGGGTCTGTATCCAAAGTATTAACTTAAAGAATTAAAACAGCTAGATCACCAACACATAGTGAGAATGCAGGatactactttaaaaaaaaaaaaaatttttaaaagggggtcggattcattatttttattgtattgttTTTGTGGTATGGAGACATATATGTACTCACAAATTCAAATCTCTCCTTGAATGAAAGAAAGCgaacaaaaataaagaataaacaTCTTCAACCCCAGAATTGATTCTCCATGAACATACCATTTTGCAAAACCATGAAAGTTTGGCCACATGGAAATGAATGCTTTACAGTATGTTATTAATACAATTAACAGTAAgcttaatttacaaatatatactggTAGGCAGGACAAAACTTCCACCATATTGCCAAGGAGGACAGACTGGCCCATGTGAAGGTGATGTGTGGAACCTTCCTGAACACGCCCCCAGAGCTAGTGCTCCCAGAGAAGAAAGTGAACCCTCTGAGAGACCTTCCAGCCACTTTTGATGCTAGAACTCAATGGCCCAACTGCCCCACACTTAAGGAGGTCAGGGACCAGGGATCCTGTGGTTCTTGCTGGGTAAGGAAAGGATGGGGTATTATTTAATAACTGAAGTGGAAAGGAATGAAAGAGAGAAATACGGgctttatagtacatgtatatgtgtgagCCGCTGTATGTAAGTGGTTGTTTGGTATAATTCTAATTCGTATGTATCTAATTAGTcagacatgtatatatataaacagaaaGACTACAAGAATCTTAAGgtattgtttatttaaaaacattctatggtgtaataatttttttgtggaatatcaatttttgtcatttttctgaTTGTACAAGATCACAAAATTGGAAGAACTACAAGGTACAATTTTTTGGCTCATGAAGAATGGGGTTATATATCAATCAGGCCGAATGATTTGATAATCCACAAAAGTTGCTGTGCACGAAGATTTCAGGCCGAATGATTTGATAATCCACAAAAGTTGCTGTGCATGAAGATTTCTGAAACCACTCTCactcaaaatttaaatttttaatctTGTTTTGCAGTTTGAGAAATTAAATCAACTTTGAATTCATATTTCTTCATCGgtgaaataatttctttttccaGGCTTTTGGTGCTGTTGAGGCCATGTCTGATCGTATCTGCATCAAATCCAGTGGAAAAACAAATGCTCACATTTCAGCAGAAGATTTGACATCTTGTTGCAGAACCTGTGGAAATGGGTGGGTGGATAACAGTTTTCCTTATTTTAGAATAGTTATTACTAAAATCGTTAGTGTCCATTGCAGACATAATTCAAATTCTCCCTCTATAATTTGCcagtatttttgaaaatcagcctttgttttttttttatttttgtgtaaATACTGTGTTATTTTCAGCTGCGAAGGAGGGTTCCCTGGTGCCGCCTGGAGTTACTATAAGAAAGACGGCCTGGTCACGGGGGGACAGTACAACTCACATCAGGTGAGCATGCACCGATACCATTATCTTAAGGATGGAATCATGGGTTAATTTGTAGTTATCTCTCATGATGCAAACAACCTGGCCATtgattcattatattttatgatgtaacctttttttaaaagtatgggCTATCTCAAGTTGAAAGGTTACATCACAAAGAAAGGCAAAggtttttaaaattagtactgaCAACACATTATTCAGTGTAAATATTGCAATAATGTGATATTGGGAGATTTTCACTTAAAACTTTTCTatccttttttaaaaagtatgggCTATCTCAAGTTGCAAGGTCTATCGTTACGTACTAAACACAACTAAACACACCTATGTAAGGCTGCAGGGATGACCTTTTTGTTCAGTTAACATCAACAAAGACGTGTTTGCAGACACAGAGTCTCAACgcatacatgtaatcaatttacagaattttgaaatagttctCTAAAGAAAAATGTGGTTTAATATTGCATGTGATTTTGTTTCACAGGGATGTCTGCCATACACTATCAAGGCCTGTGATCACCACGTTGTTGGAAAACTCAACCCATGCAGCAAGGAGATTCAGCCCACCCCACGTTGCAAGAAGACGTGTGAACAGGGCTACAATGTCACCTATAAAAATGATAAGCACTATGGTAGGAAAATACATTGACATTGTAATGTAATTTTGATATGTACATTTCCCATATTAAGGATATTACGGTTTGCATTTTTCTAATGTTTACTGTGTGACCATTGAGATGAGCGAAGACCcataacatcttgcaacacaaCTTCAGGCATTTTTAAAATCCgtctattcatttaatgcgggaaatataacgtggTCAATGTAACAGctagtgcattg contains:
- the LOC125646282 gene encoding cathepsin B-like isoform X1 — its product is MLESCLQSKALDKHRNPVIPLVTMKVVIFGLLVAGAMSAVVEFKNQDVFEPLSDEMIWFVNKLNTSWKAGQNFHHIAKEDRLAHVKVMCGTFLNTPPELVLPEKKVNPLRDLPATFDARTQWPNCPTLKEVRDQGSCGSCWAFGAVEAMSDRICIKSSGKTNAHISAEDLTSCCRTCGNGCEGGFPGAAWSYYKKDGLVTGGQYNSHQGCLPYTIKACDHHVVGKLNPCSKEIQPTPRCKKTCEQGYNVTYKNDKHYGMSAYSVNGVEKIMTEIMTNGPVEGAFTVYSDFPQYKSGVYKHTTGKPLGGHAIKILGWGTENGDDYWLVANSWNPDWGDQGFFKILRGQDECGIESQISAGEPKLS
- the LOC125646282 gene encoding cathepsin B-like isoform X2 → MKVVIFGLLVAGAMSAVVEFKNQDVFEPLSDEMIWFVNKLNTSWKAGQNFHHIAKEDRLAHVKVMCGTFLNTPPELVLPEKKVNPLRDLPATFDARTQWPNCPTLKEVRDQGSCGSCWAFGAVEAMSDRICIKSSGKTNAHISAEDLTSCCRTCGNGCEGGFPGAAWSYYKKDGLVTGGQYNSHQGCLPYTIKACDHHVVGKLNPCSKEIQPTPRCKKTCEQGYNVTYKNDKHYGMSAYSVNGVEKIMTEIMTNGPVEGAFTVYSDFPQYKSGVYKHTTGKPLGGHAIKILGWGTENGDDYWLVANSWNPDWGDQGFFKILRGQDECGIESQISAGEPKLS